A region of Anolis sagrei isolate rAnoSag1 chromosome 2, rAnoSag1.mat, whole genome shotgun sequence DNA encodes the following proteins:
- the LOC137095996 gene encoding zinc finger protein 502-like gives MASPLPPYPRSDTGEKLHQCMECGKQFDRESSLTVHEQTHTGEKPYQCMECGESFSQSGNLRSHQRIHTGEKPHKCMECGKCFSQSDTLHSHQRIHTGEKPYQCMECGESFSQSSHLHSHQRTHTGEKPYKCMECGKSFSQSSHLRSHQRIHTGEKPHICMECGKSFSCSGNLRSHQRIHTGEKPHICMECGKSFSQSGSLRSHQRIHTGEKPHKCMECGESFIQSGHLQSHQRKHTGEKPYKCMECGESFSQSGPLRSHQKIHTGEKPHKCMECGESFIQSGHLQSHQRKHTGEKPYKCMECGKSFSRSGNLHSHQRIHTGAKPYKCMECGKSFSQSGTLQSHQRMHTGEKPHNLRSHQMTHPVQKP, from the coding sequence ATGGCAAGCCCTCTACCTCCCTATCCTAGATCAGACACAGGGGAGAAGTTACATCAGTGTATGGAGTGTGGAAAACAATTTGATAGGGAAAGTTCCCTTACTGTACATGAAcagacccacacaggggagaagccatatcaatgcatggaatgtggagaaagcttcagtcagagtggcaatctacgttcccatcaaaggatccacacaggggagaagccacataaatgcatggaatgtggaaaatgcttcagtcagagtgacactctacattcccatcaaaggatccacacaggggagaagccatatcaatgcatggaatgtggagaaagcttcagtcagagtagccatctacattcccatcaaaggacgcacacaggggaaaagccatataaatgtatggaatgtggaaagagcttcagtcagagtagccatctacggtcccatcaaaggatccacacaggggagaagccacatatatgcatggaatgtggaaagagcttcagttgcAGTGGcaatctacgttcccatcaaaggatccacacaggggagaagccacatatatgcatggaatgtggaaagagcttcagtcagagtggcagtctacgttcccatcaaaggatccacacaggggagaagccacataaatgcatggaatgtggagaaagcttcattCAGAGTGGCCATCTACAGTCCCATCAAAGgaagcacacaggggagaagccatataaatgtatggaatgtggagaaagcttcagtcagagtggccctctacggtcccatcaaaagatccacacaggggagaagccacataaatgcatggaatgtggagaaagcttcattCAGAGTGGCCATCTACAGTCCCATCAAAGGAAGCACACAGGGgaaaagccatataaatgtatggaatgtggaaagagcttcagtcgcagtggcaatctacattcccatcaaaggatccacacaggggcgaAGCcgtataaatgtatggaatgtggaaagagcttcagtcagagtggcactCTACAGTCCCATCAAAGgatgcacacaggggagaagccacataatcTACGTTCCCACCAAATGACTCATCCAGTACAGAAGCCATAG